Proteins encoded by one window of Microbacterium testaceum:
- a CDS encoding ribose-phosphate diphosphokinase, with amino-acid sequence MARKKNRVDLDRDNGIAPGLVAKTKKRLVVASGRSHPELAKQVAEHLGTELAPTEHRTFASGEIYTRFEVSIRGCDVFVVQSFGPPVNEWLMELLIMLDALKRASAKRITVVAPYFPYSRQDKKGRGREPISARLVADLLKTAGADRIMSVDLHAAQIQGFFDGPVDHLFAKPVLLDHFERGLSAEDRETLTVVSPDMGRVRVADTWSDSLGAPLAIIHKRRDPKVANQVSVHEIVGDVNGRTCLLVDDMIDTGGTIQKAAQALKASGARKVIVAATHAIFSDPATERLQDPAIDQVVVTDTVPISAERRFERLEVLPIAPLLARAIHEVFEDGSVTSMFGGDA; translated from the coding sequence ATGGCTCGTAAGAAGAATCGTGTAGACCTCGACCGCGACAACGGCATCGCCCCCGGGCTCGTCGCCAAGACCAAGAAGCGACTCGTCGTCGCCTCGGGCCGCTCGCACCCCGAACTCGCGAAGCAGGTGGCCGAGCACCTCGGCACCGAGCTTGCCCCCACCGAGCACCGCACCTTCGCCTCGGGCGAGATCTACACCCGCTTCGAGGTGTCGATCCGCGGCTGCGACGTGTTCGTCGTCCAGTCGTTCGGTCCTCCGGTCAACGAGTGGCTCATGGAGCTGCTCATCATGCTCGACGCCCTCAAGCGGGCCTCGGCCAAGCGCATCACGGTCGTCGCGCCGTACTTCCCGTACTCGCGTCAGGACAAGAAGGGTCGCGGTCGCGAGCCCATCAGCGCCCGCCTGGTCGCCGACCTGCTCAAGACCGCGGGTGCCGACCGCATCATGAGCGTCGACCTGCACGCCGCGCAGATCCAGGGCTTCTTCGACGGTCCCGTCGACCACCTGTTCGCCAAGCCGGTGCTCCTCGACCACTTCGAGCGGGGCCTCTCCGCCGAAGACCGCGAGACCCTCACCGTCGTGTCGCCCGACATGGGCCGCGTGCGCGTGGCCGACACCTGGTCCGACAGCCTGGGCGCCCCCCTCGCGATCATCCACAAGCGTCGCGACCCGAAGGTCGCCAATCAGGTCTCGGTGCACGAGATCGTCGGTGACGTGAACGGCCGCACATGCCTGCTGGTCGACGACATGATCGACACCGGCGGCACCATCCAGAAGGCCGCTCAGGCCCTCAAGGCCTCGGGCGCCCGCAAGGTCATCGTCGCTGCGACCCACGCGATCTTCAGTGACCCGGCCACCGAGCGTCTGCAGGACCCCGCGATCGACCAGGTCGTCGTCACCGACACCGTGCCGATCTCGGCCGAGCGTCGATTCGAGCGTCTCGAGGTGCTGCCGATCGCGCCCCTGCTCGCGCGCGCGATCCACGAGGTCTTCGAGGACGGCTCGGTCACGAGCATGTTCGGCGGCGACGCGTAA
- a CDS encoding FMN-binding protein, giving the protein MIRTTAVPRPVRIGTALLGVAGIATLAGCAGGATTGDAAPADTAAPAASSAPATTSDAAAGGSTASGTYKDGEYEATGQYATPESVETIDVTLTIAGDTVTAVKVTGDPQAAESKRYQGEFIGGIQSEVVGKKLDEISVSKVAGSSLTSGGFTKAVDSIKSEAKA; this is encoded by the coding sequence ATGATCCGCACCACAGCCGTACCCCGTCCCGTCCGCATCGGCACCGCTCTGCTGGGTGTCGCCGGCATCGCCACCCTCGCCGGGTGCGCGGGCGGCGCGACCACCGGCGACGCCGCCCCCGCCGACACCGCGGCCCCCGCCGCGAGCTCGGCCCCCGCCACGACCTCGGATGCCGCCGCCGGTGGCTCGACCGCGTCGGGCACCTACAAGGACGGCGAGTACGAGGCCACCGGCCAGTACGCGACGCCCGAGAGCGTCGAGACCATCGACGTCACCCTCACGATCGCCGGCGACACCGTGACCGCGGTGAAGGTGACCGGCGACCCGCAGGCCGCGGAGTCCAAGCGCTACCAGGGCGAGTTCATCGGCGGCATCCAGAGCGAGGTCGTGGGCAAGAAGCTCGACGAGATCTCGGTCAGCAAGGTGGCCGGTTCCTCGCTCACGAGCGGCGGCTTCACCAAGGCCGTCGACTCGATCAAGTCCGAGGCCAAGGCCTGA